A genomic region of Zea mays cultivar B73 chromosome 6, Zm-B73-REFERENCE-NAM-5.0, whole genome shotgun sequence contains the following coding sequences:
- the LOC103630441 gene encoding uncharacterized protein isoform X2, with translation MSSGTVAASDPGGGETKLVAGDDVTISEAAGDMPAFAADLKVEEKATLTMDVAHERGDMAVSDPLYATESAGMVGTEGHGDEPVEDVDAVNGEDGGEEGTQEAGAGGLLTETERKPVLVVDVPAAAGSAAPEHAEAESNKVEENHVNAEPGRKNNESDHGVVPSDKEIQNNVPGDMEESSEEHEGDGAPVVDQPNNTSEMLPQTGEQFPDSGNSPDSNLEAASLGNVDQGARYRLPPLDKGRFQVADLVWGKVKSHPWWPGEIFDPTDASELALKHRKKGSHLVAYFGDSTFAWCDESQLKPFVTNYSQMEKQSSSDGFVGSVNNALEELSRRVLSGLSCSCLAEELADNGMSYTVDNAGLKDGVTCSAVNRPEILNCFSPENLLNYIKELALFPGQGGDLLELVIACSQLTSFYRSKGCPELASFQTSDAWVEDDLDGIDTLSTQNVMVEEPVINEVQPTQDKPKRGRGRPRKQKAGHDQVVMEKRSTSNQVNDTSYNEKKRNLKSFEDSEKSSAPTGGGSFKIGECIRRAASQLTGSSSIMKAQNEPTVYNNAAEGENGEFDVSSDDAGDELTVEKRAKRRRLHINHAADPRELLSQLCLVATEPMNGYSFSAMIIGYFNDYRNYIVSTTTEANIVDKGTSRRGRKRKEVIPSPEVETTDHMQDSYWSGLSLYNHPVHDLKRESPTTRPRRKRRSSRHAYIPLSELGEPVPKKQIQVMERSIIHVDEKMVDELKPTALVLTFGRSASIPSELDLVKMFSLYGPLKERGTKVHRETNTVKVVFKKRVDAERAFSAAGKYSTFGPSLRSYRLVSMPLSPETQSANNPENHGLEIPGLNMSEAPKDSMEVDLVQKTDKVKVTGELSSEEVETVRQTCLVEAADSTFVSEVDRLEKAGNIDAELIVHVNQIGEGAEAASVSEESSQQVGDIEQAYTQKAASVSDLPTEIETLHSDAIIKELPQKAPDNMQTDIATAPKQSHNPGDNAVFEAVTEVPSTAQDHSEDDVGDEVPEEHTVFPVLQSQTPGEKLVGQSETEQKVGPEDPKSQAENLTVEPVVQGAVEQVEIELESKTTVEVSCEQGYSIEQTVNMEAVIEASGGQLEVGRRISEDESMADANIEHSMVMVDETVEAKVVPLEESTENNAATIGVVEETAEGETKEEAPDEKGKIENNEDADKLAGETRAGEITVEAPDEKTEIKADADTPAGETKECEITVEAPDEKIANKGIVEPIIREITEDQTAAGEPDEEATTTEETVEDVKVLDDKSTADGKPVENATVATNEDSTTVENTLKDAMVAPPGTNTTNAEETALGATVKALDEDALAVEKTIEDTSVEASDVQAGRCK, from the exons ATGAGCTCGGGGACCGTCGCGGCCTCGGACCCTGGGGGTGGCGAGACGAAGCTGGTGGCGGGAGATGACGTCACAATATCGGAAGCTGCGGGCGATATGCCTGCGTTCGCCGCCGATTTGAAAGTGGAGGAGAAGGCTACGTTGACGATGGATGTGGCTCATGAAAGGGGAGATATGGCGGTGAGCGACCCACTCTACGCGACTGAGTCGGCTGGGATGGTTGGTACCGAAGGGCACGGAGATGAGCCCGTGGAGGACGTGGATGCGGTGAACGGAGAGGACGGTGGCGAGGAGGGGACGCAAGAAGCAGGAGCTGGTGGTCTGCTGACTGAGACGGAGAGGAAGCCGGTTCTAGTGGTAgatgtgcctgctgctgctggttctgcCGCTCCTGAACATGCTGAAGCCG AATCCAACAAAGTCGAAGAAAATCATGTAAATGCGGAGCCTGGGAGAAAGaataatgaaagtgatcatggtGTAGTGCCTTCTGATAAGGAAATACAGAACAATGTGCCTGGTGACATGGAGGAAAGCTCCGAGGAACATGAAGGTGATGGAGCACCTGTAGTTGACCAGCCCAATAACACATCTGAAATGCTCCCACAAACAGGAGAGCAGTTTCCTGACAGTGGAAATAGCCCAGACAGCAACTTAGAGGCTGCTAGTCTGGGGAATGTTGATCAGGGTGCTAGATACCGCCTCCCACCTCTTGATAAAGGCAGGTTTCAAGTTGCTGATCTTGTCTGGGGTAAAGTGAAAAGTCATCCTTGGTGGCCTGGTGAAATTTTTGATCCAACAGATGCATCTGAATTGGCGCTGAAGCATCGGAAAAAGGGCAGCCACTTGGTAGCTTATTTTGGTGACAGTACTTTTGCATGGTGCGATGAATCCCAGTTGAAGCCTTTTGTAACAAATTATTCACAAATGGAGAAGCAGAGCAGTTCAGATGGCTTTGTTGGGTCAGTTAATAATGCACTTGAAGAACTGTCAAGGCGGGTACTGTCAGGTTTGAGCTGCTCTTGTTTGGCAGAAGAGCTTGCTGATAATGGTATGTCATATACGGTTGATAATGCTGGGCTCAAGGATGGAGTTACTTGTTCTGCAGTTAATCGGCCTGAGATCTTGAACTGTTTCAGTCCAGAAAACCTTCTTAATTATATTAAGGAGTTAGCTCTATTTCCTGGCCAGGGAGGTGATCTATTGGAGTTAGTGATAGCGTGTTCTCAACTTACATCTTTCTATCGATCTAAGGGATGTCCTGAACTTGCATCATTTCAAACTAGTGATGCGTGGGTTGAGGATGATCTGGATGGTATAGACACTTTGTCCACCCAGAATGTAATGGTGGAGGAACCTGTGATTAACGAAGTGCAGCCTACTCAAGATAAGCCCAAAAGGGGCAGGGGGAGACCTCGGAAACAAAAGGCTGGTCATGACCAGGTGGTGATGGAGAAAAGGAGCACATCTAATCAGGTCAATGATACTAgctacaatgagaagaaaagaaaCCTCAAATCATTTGAAGATTCAGAGAAGTCATCAGCTCCAACTGGTGGTGGTTCTTTCAAGATTGGTGAGTGTATTCGGCGAGCTGCAAGCCAGCTGACAGGATCTTCATCTATTATGAAGGCTCAGAATGAACCAACAGTCTATAATAACGCTGCTGAAGGAGAGAATGGGGAATTTGATGTCTCTAGTGATGATGCTGGTGATGAACTTACTGTGGAGAAACGAGCAAAAAGGAGGCGTCTGCACATAAATCACGCTGCAGATCCCAGGGAATTACTGTCACAACTATGCTTGGTTGCAACAGAGCCAATGAATGGATATAGTTTCTCAGCAATGATAATCGGTTACTTCAACGATTACAGAAACTATATTGTTTCTACTACTACTGAAGCAAACATTGTTGATAAAGGTACATCTAGAAGAGGGAGGAAGAGAAAAGAAGTTATACCTTCTCCTGAGGTAGAGACAACGGATCATATGCAGGACTCGTATTGGTCCGGATTGAGCTTGTATAATCACCCAGTTCATGACCTAAAAAGAGAGAGTCCGACTACAAGGCCAAGACGGAAACGGAGATCCTCAAGACATGCATATATACCTTTGTCGGAACTTGGGGAGCCGGTTCCTAAAAAACAGATACAAGTGATGGAAAGATCTATCATCCATGTCGATGAGAAGATGGTTGATGAGTTGAAGCCCACTGCACTTGTTTTGACCTTTGGCAGGTCAGCGTCTATTCCTTCAGAACTGGATCTTGTTAAGATGTTCAGTCTCTATGGTCCACTGAAAGAAAGGGGGACAAAAGTACATAGGGAAACAAATACTGTTAAGGTTGTCTTCAAGAAACGTGTCGATGCTGAAAGGGCTTTTAGTGCTGCAGGCAAGTATAGCACTTTTGGACCTTCGCTTCGAAGTTACCGTCTTGTCAGTATGCCACTTTCTCCAGAGACACAATCAGCAAATAATCCTGAAAATCATGGCTTGGAGATTCCAG GTTTGAATATGTCCGAAGCTCCTAAGGATTCCATGGAAGTTGACCTGGTGCAGAAAACAGATAAAGTAAAAGTTACAGGAGAACTGTCATCTGAAGAAGTTGAGACTGTAAGGCAAACATGTCTAGTGGAAGCTGCAGACAGTACATTTGTCAGTGAAGTTGACAGGCTTGAGAAAGCAGGAAATATTGATGCTGAGCTAATTGTCCATGTGAATCAGATTGGGGAAGGTGCAGAAGCTGCATCTGTATCTGAAGAGTCATCTCAGCAAGTGGGTGACATTGAGCAAGCTTACACTCAAAAGGCAGCGTCAGTCAGTGATCTACCCACAGAGATAGAAACCTTACATTCTGATGCTATAATAAAAGAGTTGCCTCAGAAGGCTCCAGATAATATGCAAACTGATATAGCCACGGCCCCAAAACAGAGTCACAATCCAGGAGATAATGCTGTATTTGAAGCTGTCACTGAAGTGCCAAGTACTGCACAAGATCATAGTGAGGATGATGTTGGGGATGAAGTTCCAGAAGAGCACACTGTATTTCCTGTGTTACAAAGTCAAACCCCTGGTGAGAAGCTAGTGGGGCAATCTGAAACTGAACAAAAAGTGGGACCTGAAGATCCAAAGTCACAAGCTGAAAATTTGACTGTTGAACCTGTCGTACAAGGTGCAGTCGAGCAAGTAGAAATTGAACTGGAATCCAAAACTACTGTTGAAGTGTCATGCGAACAAGGCTATAGTATTGAGCAGACTGTTAACATGGAAGCTGTAATTGAAGCATCAGGTGGACAACTTGAGGTGGGAAGACGAATTTCAGAAGATGAATCTATGGCTGATGCAAATATTGAGCACTCTATGGTCATGGTTGATGAAACTGTGGAGGCAAAAGTAGTACCACTCGAGGAGAGTACAGAGAATAATGCTGCTACCATAGGAGTAGTTGAGGAGACAGCTGAAGGTGAAACTAAGGAGGAAGCACCAGACGAGAaggggaaaatagaaaataatgAAGATGCTGACAAATTAGCTGGAGAGACCAGGGCAGGTGAAATTACAGTTGAGGCACCAGATGAGAAAACAGAAATTAAAGCAGATGCTGACACACCAGCTGGTGAGACCAAAGAATGTGAAATTACAGTAGAGGCACCAGATGAGAAAATAGCAAACAAAGGTATTGTTGAACCAATAATCAGGGAGATAACTGAAGATCAAACTGCAGCTGGAGAACCAGATGAAGAAGCTACAACAACTGAGGAAACGGTAGAGGATGTTAAGGTGCTAGATGATAAGTCTACAGCAGATGGGAAACCTGTAGAGAATGCCACAGTCGCGACAAATGAGGATTCAACAACAGTTGAGAATACTCTGAAGGATGCAATGGTTGCGCCACCAGGTACAAATACCACCAACGCCGAAGAAACTGCTCTGGGTGCCACAGTTAAAGCACTAGATGAGGATGCTCTAGCAGTGGAGAAGACTATAGAGGATACCTCGGTTGAGGCATCAGATGTACAAGCAGGCAGGTGCAAGTGA
- the LOC103630441 gene encoding uncharacterized protein isoform X1, translating into MSSGTVAASDPGGGETKLVAGDDVTISEAAGDMPAFAADLKVEEKATLTMDVAHERGDMAVSDPLYATESAGMVGTEGHGDEPVEDVDAVNGEDGGEEGTQEAGAGGLLTETERKPVLVVDVPAAAGSAAPEHAEAAYCISESNKVEENHVNAEPGRKNNESDHGVVPSDKEIQNNVPGDMEESSEEHEGDGAPVVDQPNNTSEMLPQTGEQFPDSGNSPDSNLEAASLGNVDQGARYRLPPLDKGRFQVADLVWGKVKSHPWWPGEIFDPTDASELALKHRKKGSHLVAYFGDSTFAWCDESQLKPFVTNYSQMEKQSSSDGFVGSVNNALEELSRRVLSGLSCSCLAEELADNGMSYTVDNAGLKDGVTCSAVNRPEILNCFSPENLLNYIKELALFPGQGGDLLELVIACSQLTSFYRSKGCPELASFQTSDAWVEDDLDGIDTLSTQNVMVEEPVINEVQPTQDKPKRGRGRPRKQKAGHDQVVMEKRSTSNQVNDTSYNEKKRNLKSFEDSEKSSAPTGGGSFKIGECIRRAASQLTGSSSIMKAQNEPTVYNNAAEGENGEFDVSSDDAGDELTVEKRAKRRRLHINHAADPRELLSQLCLVATEPMNGYSFSAMIIGYFNDYRNYIVSTTTEANIVDKGTSRRGRKRKEVIPSPEVETTDHMQDSYWSGLSLYNHPVHDLKRESPTTRPRRKRRSSRHAYIPLSELGEPVPKKQIQVMERSIIHVDEKMVDELKPTALVLTFGRSASIPSELDLVKMFSLYGPLKERGTKVHRETNTVKVVFKKRVDAERAFSAAGKYSTFGPSLRSYRLVSMPLSPETQSANNPENHGLEIPGLNMSEAPKDSMEVDLVQKTDKVKVTGELSSEEVETVRQTCLVEAADSTFVSEVDRLEKAGNIDAELIVHVNQIGEGAEAASVSEESSQQVGDIEQAYTQKAASVSDLPTEIETLHSDAIIKELPQKAPDNMQTDIATAPKQSHNPGDNAVFEAVTEVPSTAQDHSEDDVGDEVPEEHTVFPVLQSQTPGEKLVGQSETEQKVGPEDPKSQAENLTVEPVVQGAVEQVEIELESKTTVEVSCEQGYSIEQTVNMEAVIEASGGQLEVGRRISEDESMADANIEHSMVMVDETVEAKVVPLEESTENNAATIGVVEETAEGETKEEAPDEKGKIENNEDADKLAGETRAGEITVEAPDEKTEIKADADTPAGETKECEITVEAPDEKIANKGIVEPIIREITEDQTAAGEPDEEATTTEETVEDVKVLDDKSTADGKPVENATVATNEDSTTVENTLKDAMVAPPGTNTTNAEETALGATVKALDEDALAVEKTIEDTSVEASDVQAGRCK; encoded by the exons ATGAGCTCGGGGACCGTCGCGGCCTCGGACCCTGGGGGTGGCGAGACGAAGCTGGTGGCGGGAGATGACGTCACAATATCGGAAGCTGCGGGCGATATGCCTGCGTTCGCCGCCGATTTGAAAGTGGAGGAGAAGGCTACGTTGACGATGGATGTGGCTCATGAAAGGGGAGATATGGCGGTGAGCGACCCACTCTACGCGACTGAGTCGGCTGGGATGGTTGGTACCGAAGGGCACGGAGATGAGCCCGTGGAGGACGTGGATGCGGTGAACGGAGAGGACGGTGGCGAGGAGGGGACGCAAGAAGCAGGAGCTGGTGGTCTGCTGACTGAGACGGAGAGGAAGCCGGTTCTAGTGGTAgatgtgcctgctgctgctggttctgcCGCTCCTGAACATGCTGAAGCCG CCTATTGCATTTCAGAATCCAACAAAGTCGAAGAAAATCATGTAAATGCGGAGCCTGGGAGAAAGaataatgaaagtgatcatggtGTAGTGCCTTCTGATAAGGAAATACAGAACAATGTGCCTGGTGACATGGAGGAAAGCTCCGAGGAACATGAAGGTGATGGAGCACCTGTAGTTGACCAGCCCAATAACACATCTGAAATGCTCCCACAAACAGGAGAGCAGTTTCCTGACAGTGGAAATAGCCCAGACAGCAACTTAGAGGCTGCTAGTCTGGGGAATGTTGATCAGGGTGCTAGATACCGCCTCCCACCTCTTGATAAAGGCAGGTTTCAAGTTGCTGATCTTGTCTGGGGTAAAGTGAAAAGTCATCCTTGGTGGCCTGGTGAAATTTTTGATCCAACAGATGCATCTGAATTGGCGCTGAAGCATCGGAAAAAGGGCAGCCACTTGGTAGCTTATTTTGGTGACAGTACTTTTGCATGGTGCGATGAATCCCAGTTGAAGCCTTTTGTAACAAATTATTCACAAATGGAGAAGCAGAGCAGTTCAGATGGCTTTGTTGGGTCAGTTAATAATGCACTTGAAGAACTGTCAAGGCGGGTACTGTCAGGTTTGAGCTGCTCTTGTTTGGCAGAAGAGCTTGCTGATAATGGTATGTCATATACGGTTGATAATGCTGGGCTCAAGGATGGAGTTACTTGTTCTGCAGTTAATCGGCCTGAGATCTTGAACTGTTTCAGTCCAGAAAACCTTCTTAATTATATTAAGGAGTTAGCTCTATTTCCTGGCCAGGGAGGTGATCTATTGGAGTTAGTGATAGCGTGTTCTCAACTTACATCTTTCTATCGATCTAAGGGATGTCCTGAACTTGCATCATTTCAAACTAGTGATGCGTGGGTTGAGGATGATCTGGATGGTATAGACACTTTGTCCACCCAGAATGTAATGGTGGAGGAACCTGTGATTAACGAAGTGCAGCCTACTCAAGATAAGCCCAAAAGGGGCAGGGGGAGACCTCGGAAACAAAAGGCTGGTCATGACCAGGTGGTGATGGAGAAAAGGAGCACATCTAATCAGGTCAATGATACTAgctacaatgagaagaaaagaaaCCTCAAATCATTTGAAGATTCAGAGAAGTCATCAGCTCCAACTGGTGGTGGTTCTTTCAAGATTGGTGAGTGTATTCGGCGAGCTGCAAGCCAGCTGACAGGATCTTCATCTATTATGAAGGCTCAGAATGAACCAACAGTCTATAATAACGCTGCTGAAGGAGAGAATGGGGAATTTGATGTCTCTAGTGATGATGCTGGTGATGAACTTACTGTGGAGAAACGAGCAAAAAGGAGGCGTCTGCACATAAATCACGCTGCAGATCCCAGGGAATTACTGTCACAACTATGCTTGGTTGCAACAGAGCCAATGAATGGATATAGTTTCTCAGCAATGATAATCGGTTACTTCAACGATTACAGAAACTATATTGTTTCTACTACTACTGAAGCAAACATTGTTGATAAAGGTACATCTAGAAGAGGGAGGAAGAGAAAAGAAGTTATACCTTCTCCTGAGGTAGAGACAACGGATCATATGCAGGACTCGTATTGGTCCGGATTGAGCTTGTATAATCACCCAGTTCATGACCTAAAAAGAGAGAGTCCGACTACAAGGCCAAGACGGAAACGGAGATCCTCAAGACATGCATATATACCTTTGTCGGAACTTGGGGAGCCGGTTCCTAAAAAACAGATACAAGTGATGGAAAGATCTATCATCCATGTCGATGAGAAGATGGTTGATGAGTTGAAGCCCACTGCACTTGTTTTGACCTTTGGCAGGTCAGCGTCTATTCCTTCAGAACTGGATCTTGTTAAGATGTTCAGTCTCTATGGTCCACTGAAAGAAAGGGGGACAAAAGTACATAGGGAAACAAATACTGTTAAGGTTGTCTTCAAGAAACGTGTCGATGCTGAAAGGGCTTTTAGTGCTGCAGGCAAGTATAGCACTTTTGGACCTTCGCTTCGAAGTTACCGTCTTGTCAGTATGCCACTTTCTCCAGAGACACAATCAGCAAATAATCCTGAAAATCATGGCTTGGAGATTCCAG GTTTGAATATGTCCGAAGCTCCTAAGGATTCCATGGAAGTTGACCTGGTGCAGAAAACAGATAAAGTAAAAGTTACAGGAGAACTGTCATCTGAAGAAGTTGAGACTGTAAGGCAAACATGTCTAGTGGAAGCTGCAGACAGTACATTTGTCAGTGAAGTTGACAGGCTTGAGAAAGCAGGAAATATTGATGCTGAGCTAATTGTCCATGTGAATCAGATTGGGGAAGGTGCAGAAGCTGCATCTGTATCTGAAGAGTCATCTCAGCAAGTGGGTGACATTGAGCAAGCTTACACTCAAAAGGCAGCGTCAGTCAGTGATCTACCCACAGAGATAGAAACCTTACATTCTGATGCTATAATAAAAGAGTTGCCTCAGAAGGCTCCAGATAATATGCAAACTGATATAGCCACGGCCCCAAAACAGAGTCACAATCCAGGAGATAATGCTGTATTTGAAGCTGTCACTGAAGTGCCAAGTACTGCACAAGATCATAGTGAGGATGATGTTGGGGATGAAGTTCCAGAAGAGCACACTGTATTTCCTGTGTTACAAAGTCAAACCCCTGGTGAGAAGCTAGTGGGGCAATCTGAAACTGAACAAAAAGTGGGACCTGAAGATCCAAAGTCACAAGCTGAAAATTTGACTGTTGAACCTGTCGTACAAGGTGCAGTCGAGCAAGTAGAAATTGAACTGGAATCCAAAACTACTGTTGAAGTGTCATGCGAACAAGGCTATAGTATTGAGCAGACTGTTAACATGGAAGCTGTAATTGAAGCATCAGGTGGACAACTTGAGGTGGGAAGACGAATTTCAGAAGATGAATCTATGGCTGATGCAAATATTGAGCACTCTATGGTCATGGTTGATGAAACTGTGGAGGCAAAAGTAGTACCACTCGAGGAGAGTACAGAGAATAATGCTGCTACCATAGGAGTAGTTGAGGAGACAGCTGAAGGTGAAACTAAGGAGGAAGCACCAGACGAGAaggggaaaatagaaaataatgAAGATGCTGACAAATTAGCTGGAGAGACCAGGGCAGGTGAAATTACAGTTGAGGCACCAGATGAGAAAACAGAAATTAAAGCAGATGCTGACACACCAGCTGGTGAGACCAAAGAATGTGAAATTACAGTAGAGGCACCAGATGAGAAAATAGCAAACAAAGGTATTGTTGAACCAATAATCAGGGAGATAACTGAAGATCAAACTGCAGCTGGAGAACCAGATGAAGAAGCTACAACAACTGAGGAAACGGTAGAGGATGTTAAGGTGCTAGATGATAAGTCTACAGCAGATGGGAAACCTGTAGAGAATGCCACAGTCGCGACAAATGAGGATTCAACAACAGTTGAGAATACTCTGAAGGATGCAATGGTTGCGCCACCAGGTACAAATACCACCAACGCCGAAGAAACTGCTCTGGGTGCCACAGTTAAAGCACTAGATGAGGATGCTCTAGCAGTGGAGAAGACTATAGAGGATACCTCGGTTGAGGCATCAGATGTACAAGCAGGCAGGTGCAAGTGA
- the LOC542390 gene encoding nuclear transcription factor Y subunit B isoform X1, whose protein sequence is MAEAPASPGGGGGSHESGSPRGGGGGGSVREQDRFLPIANISRIMKKAIPANGKIAKDAKETVQECVSEFISFITSEASDKCQREKRKTINGDDLLWAMATLGFEDYIEPLKVYLQKYREMEGDSKLTAKSSDGSIKKDALGHVGASSSAAQGMGQQGAYNQGMGYMQPQYHNGDISN, encoded by the exons ATGGCGGAAGCTCCGGCGAgccctggcggcggcggcgggagccACGAGAGCGGGAGCCCCAGGGGAGGCGGAGGCGGTGGCAGCGTCAGGGAGCAGGACAGGTTCCTGCCCATCGCCAACATCAGTCGCATCATGAAGAAGGCCATCCCGGCTAACGGGAAGATCGCCAAGGACGCTAAGGAGACCGTGCAGGAGTGCGTCTCCGAGTTCATCTCCTTCATCACTAGCGA AGCGAGTGACAAGTGCCAGAGGGAGAAGCGGAAGACCATCAATGGCGACGATCTGCTGTGGGCCATGGCCACGCTGGGGTTTGAAGACTACATTGAACCCCTCAAGGTGTACCTGCAGAAGTACAGAGAG ATGGAG GGTGATAGCAAGTTAACTGCAAAATCTAGCGATGGCTCAATTAAAAAGGATGCCCTTGGTCATGTGGGAGCAAGTAGCTCAGCTGCACAAGGG ATGGGCCAACAGGGAGCATACAACCAAGGAATGGGTTATATGCAACCCCAG TACCATAACGGGGATATCTCAAACTAA
- the LOC542390 gene encoding nuclear transcription factor Y subunit B isoform X2, translated as MAEAPASPGGGGGSHESGSPRGGGGGGSVREQDRFLPIANISRIMKKAIPANGKIAKDAKETVQECVSEFISFITSEASDKCQREKRKTINGDDLLWAMATLGFEDYIEPLKVYLQKYREMEGDSKLTAKSSDGSIKKDALGHVGASSSAAQGGAYNQGMGYMQPQYHNGDISN; from the exons ATGGCGGAAGCTCCGGCGAgccctggcggcggcggcgggagccACGAGAGCGGGAGCCCCAGGGGAGGCGGAGGCGGTGGCAGCGTCAGGGAGCAGGACAGGTTCCTGCCCATCGCCAACATCAGTCGCATCATGAAGAAGGCCATCCCGGCTAACGGGAAGATCGCCAAGGACGCTAAGGAGACCGTGCAGGAGTGCGTCTCCGAGTTCATCTCCTTCATCACTAGCGA AGCGAGTGACAAGTGCCAGAGGGAGAAGCGGAAGACCATCAATGGCGACGATCTGCTGTGGGCCATGGCCACGCTGGGGTTTGAAGACTACATTGAACCCCTCAAGGTGTACCTGCAGAAGTACAGAGAG ATGGAG GGTGATAGCAAGTTAACTGCAAAATCTAGCGATGGCTCAATTAAAAAGGATGCCCTTGGTCATGTGGGAGCAAGTAGCTCAGCTGCACAAGGG GGAGCATACAACCAAGGAATGGGTTATATGCAACCCCAG TACCATAACGGGGATATCTCAAACTAA